The DNA window AGCTGCGACGGGAACTGCGTCTCGACCGGCCGATCCTTTCCCAGTACGCTTCGTTTCTCGCGGGGATCCCGCGCGGAGACCTCGGGGTGTCCTTCCGCAGCCGGGAGCCGGTCCTCGGCGAGATCGCCCGCCGGATTCCCGCCACCGTCCTCCTCGCCGCCACGTCCATCGCCATCGCCGTCCTCGTCGCCCTGCCGCTCGGGGTGCTCGCGGCGATGCGGCGGGGGAAGGCCGCGGACTACCTGTCGGGATTCGCGGCGATGCTCTCCCTGTCCATCCCCAACTTTCTCCTCGGACCGTTGCTGGTGCTCCTCTTCTCCGTGCAACTGGGGCTGCTCCCCGTGTCGGGGTACGGCGCGGGCCGTCCGCTGGTGCTGCCCGCCGTCACGCTCGGTACGGGGATGGCCGCGCTGCTGACGCGGATGGTCCGGGCGACGCTGCTGGAGGAGCTCCGGAAGGAGTACGTGACGGCCGCGACCGCGCGGGGCCTCCCGTACCGGTCCGCCGTCGCGCGCCACGCGCTGCGAAACGCGCTGGTCCCCGTCGTCACGGCGCTGGGACTGTCGTTCGGCGCGGTGCTGGCGGGGAGCGTCATCACGGAGACGATCTTCTCCTGGCCCGGGATCGGCCGCCTGCTGATCCAGGCGATCGACGCGCGGGACTACCCGCTGGTCCAGGGGTGCGTCCTCGTCATCGCCCTGTCCACCGTTGCGGTGAACCTGGCGACCGACATCCTGTGCGCCCGCCTCGACCCGAGGATCCGCTATGAATGAGTGCGGCGTATTCCATGGAGTGCAACAAGTGACCATGGGAGATAAGGACTCCAGGCTCGCGGGGGGCTTCCACTCCGCTACGGCTCGTCGGCCATCCATGGCCTCCTCTCCTGCGCCTCCGCTCGTTCTCCTGGCGGAGGACACTCCTTCCCTCCACCCGGGGTTGACCCAGGAATGTCCCCCTCTGTCGAACTCAAGACGCCGCCCTGCGGAACCCCGATGGCCATGGACGGCCAAGTGCCGCGGGAGCCATGGATGGCGGGAGCGGCCCCGCTGCGCCTTACGTCCGGACCCATCACCATGCTCATGAAACGCACTCCCGAGGAATCCGGATTCCTCGTCCTGTTCCGACGGACGGCCGAACACCGCGGCGCCGCGGCCGGGATGGTTCTCCTGGCCCTGTTCCTCGGCGTCGCCGTGTTCGCGCCGGCGATCGCGCCGGTCGACCCGCTGGCCCAATCGCTCGACGAGGGGCTGTCGGGTCCTTCCGCCTCCCACTGGCTGGGGCAGGACAAGTTCGGGCGCGACGTGCTTTCCCGGCTGATCCACGGGGCCCGCCTCTCCCTCGCCGTGGGATTGGGGACGGTCGGCATCTCGCTCCTCATCGGGCTGGCCGCCGGCTCCCTCGCAGGCTTTTACGGCGGGGTCGCCGACCGGATCTTCACCGGCGCCTGCGACGTCCTCCTGGCGTTCCCGGGAATCCTGCTCGCCATCGGGATCGCCGCCGTCCGCGGCCCCTCGTTCGGGAACGTCCTCTTCGCCCTGTCGATCCTCGGGTGGGTGGGATACGCCCGGGTGATCCGCGCCCAGGTGCTGTCCGTCAAGACGAGGGAGTACGTCGAGTCGGCCCGGGCCGTGGGCAGCTCCCCGTCGCGCCTGCTCCTGCGCCACATCCTCCCCAACGCGATCTCCCCGATCCTCGTCGAGGCGACCTTCGGGATCGCCCGCGCCGTCGTCGCCGAGGCGGGGCTCTCCTTCCTGGGCCTGGGCGTCGCGCCGCCGGCGGCGTCGTGGGGGTCGATGATCGGAGAGGGTCGGCACTTCCTGTTCATCGCCCCGCACCTCGTGACGGCTCCCGGGGCGGCGATCCTTCTCACCGTGATGGCATTCAACTTCGTCGGCGACGGGCTGCGGGACGCCCTCGACGTGAAATCGACCCCGACCCCGTGATTCCGCAGAAGATTGACACCAGATCGTTCCCGGGGAATCATGCAGGAATCATGAAGGATGGCAAGAGCACATCCGCCTCCCCCCTGTGGGTCGGCTTCGAAGGGAAGTCGGTTCCCGCTGCCCTGTCGCGGTGGCTCGGGCGGGGCGAGGCCGGCGGCGTCGTCCTGTACGCCCGGAACATCGAAAGCCCCGCCCAGGTTCTCGCCCTGTGCCGCGAGATCCGTTCCGCCGCGGGCCGCGGAAATCCTCTGCCGCTGATCGCCGTGGACCAGGAGGGAGGCCGTGTGGCGCGTTTGAAGGATCCGCCATTCACATGGTTTCCTCCCGCCCGCGCCTCCTCCCTCTTCTGCTGCCGGAACGAGTCCGTGGCCGAAGGCGTGGGCGCCGCGACGGCCGCCGAACTGCGGGCGGTGGGGATCGACGTGAACTTCGCCCCCGTCCTCGACGTGGACAGCAACCCGCGCAACCCGGTGATAGGGGACCGCGCATTCTCAGCAGATCCGGACGCCGTGGCCGCTCTCGGCATCGCGTTCGCGAAGGGATCGCTCTCCCGGGGGATCCTCCCCGTCGGAAAGCATTTCCCCGGCCACGGGGACACGTCCGCCGACTCCCACGAGGAGCTTCCGGTCGTCACCGCGGGAAGGGGGACGCTCCTTCGCAGGGAGCTGCTGCCCTTCCGCCGCGCCGCGCGCGCGCGGATCCCGGCGCTCATGACCGCCCACGTCATGTACCCCGCGCTGGATCGCGCCCTGCCGGCCACCCTTTCCCGCAAGATCCTTCACGACCTGTTGCGGATCCGGTTGCGGTTCCGCGGAGCGGTCATCTCCGACGCGCTCGAGATGAAGGCGATCGCGGATCGCTACGGGATCGGCGAGGCGGCGGTCCTCGCCGTTACGGCGGGATGCGATGTGGTGCTCGTGTGCCGGGGGGAAACGGTGCAGGAGGAGACTATAGACCGGCTGGCCCGGGAGACCCGGGACCGGCCCGTGTTCCGGCAGGCGGTGGCGGCGGCGGCGGTCCGATCGAACCGGCTCCGGGCGTGGGCGGCGTCGAAAGAACGTTGCCGACGGTCCCCGCGGGCGGTGGGCGCGGCACGGCATCGACTGCTTTCTTCCCTCCTGCGGGAGGCTTGGGAAAGTACCGGGAGAACATCTCCGGACGGTAAATCCGGTAATATCGGAGAAGGTTGAGGAACCTCCAGGCCGCCTACCCGGAAACGACCCGGTTTCTCCCCTCCCTCTTCGCCTGGTACAGCCTCTCGTCCACCTTCACCAGGAGGTCTTCCGCAACCATGCCGTCTTCCCCGAAGTGTGCGACCCCGAAGCTGGACGTCACGGACAGGCGCTTTCCCCCCGCGATCTCGATCTCCAGGGACTCTACCTTCGCCCGAAGTCTCTCGCTGATCTCGACCGCCGTCTTCTTCTCGATCTCCGGCAGGATGACGAGGAACTCCTCCCCGCCGTAGCGGCCCACCAGGTCGTACTGCCGCGTGGACCGGTTCAGCACCCCTACGACCGCCTTCAGGACGATGTCCCCTGCCGGATGGCCGTACGTGTCATTGACCCGCTTGAAGTGATCCAGGTCGGCCAGGATGACGGAAAATCTCCTCCTCGTCCGCAGGCACCTCTCCGTCTCCTTCGCGAGGAATTCGTTCGTGAACCTCCGGTTGTAGGCGCCCGTGAGGGAATCGGTGGTGGCCAGCACGACCTCCTCGGTAATGTCACGCAGCATCAACTGCGCCCTCCCGATCTCCGACACCCGGTCCAGCAGCATGTAGAACCCCGAACACTCGTACACCCGGCCGTCCTTCTTGAACCGCACGTTGTCGATCTTTTTCTGCTGCACCAGGGCGGAGAAGATCTCCTCCCACCGCTTCTCCGGGACCAGGTCGGATATGGGCCGGTCGACGATCTCCCTGCCGAA is part of the bacterium genome and encodes:
- the nagZ gene encoding beta-N-acetylhexosaminidase — its product is MKDGKSTSASPLWVGFEGKSVPAALSRWLGRGEAGGVVLYARNIESPAQVLALCREIRSAAGRGNPLPLIAVDQEGGRVARLKDPPFTWFPPARASSLFCCRNESVAEGVGAATAAELRAVGIDVNFAPVLDVDSNPRNPVIGDRAFSADPDAVAALGIAFAKGSLSRGILPVGKHFPGHGDTSADSHEELPVVTAGRGTLLRRELLPFRRAARARIPALMTAHVMYPALDRALPATLSRKILHDLLRIRLRFRGAVISDALEMKAIADRYGIGEAAVLAVTAGCDVVLVCRGETVQEETIDRLARETRDRPVFRQAVAAAAVRSNRLRAWAASKERCRRSPRAVGAARHRLLSSLLREAWESTGRTSPDGKSGNIGEG
- a CDS encoding ABC transporter permease, whose amino-acid sequence is MRRYLLGRLLRTVPVVFGVVTVVFLLIHLLPGDPVEIMLGESAVPAQKEELRRELRLDRPILSQYASFLAGIPRGDLGVSFRSREPVLGEIARRIPATVLLAATSIAIAVLVALPLGVLAAMRRGKAADYLSGFAAMLSLSIPNFLLGPLLVLLFSVQLGLLPVSGYGAGRPLVLPAVTLGTGMAALLTRMVRATLLEELRKEYVTAATARGLPYRSAVARHALRNALVPVVTALGLSFGAVLAGSVITETIFSWPGIGRLLIQAIDARDYPLVQGCVLVIALSTVAVNLATDILCARLDPRIRYE
- a CDS encoding ABC transporter permease, producing MSPSVELKTPPCGTPMAMDGQVPREPWMAGAAPLRLTSGPITMLMKRTPEESGFLVLFRRTAEHRGAAAGMVLLALFLGVAVFAPAIAPVDPLAQSLDEGLSGPSASHWLGQDKFGRDVLSRLIHGARLSLAVGLGTVGISLLIGLAAGSLAGFYGGVADRIFTGACDVLLAFPGILLAIGIAAVRGPSFGNVLFALSILGWVGYARVIRAQVLSVKTREYVESARAVGSSPSRLLLRHILPNAISPILVEATFGIARAVVAEAGLSFLGLGVAPPAASWGSMIGEGRHFLFIAPHLVTAPGAAILLTVMAFNFVGDGLRDALDVKSTPTP